One Ostrea edulis chromosome 2, xbOstEdul1.1, whole genome shotgun sequence genomic region harbors:
- the LOC130051916 gene encoding uncharacterized protein LOC130051916, which translates to MGIEALVEWSRILRFVLDELRINRQCTSIDEAGYALNLRIKVLCIVHSSLMWMSDASMPIMGQYKCRSSYDSKFSKADIRRQIKLFNVKYASSWIKHPKSTQSKFTTTMKELTASSFRRATGHFQQPLKFLIEAKCPFSARTMTIKEACANVGISLLKVMQGMVRCTSKQNMNIGIKFKDNNT; encoded by the exons ATGGGAATTGAAGCATTAGTGGAGTGGTCGAGGATTCTTCGCTTCGTGCTTGACGAATTACGTATTAACCGCCAGTGTACAAGCATCGACGAGGCCGG atatgccTTGAATCTGAGGATAAAGGTGTTGTGCATTGTGCATTCATCATTAATGTGGATGTCTGATGCCAGTATGCCCATAATGGGGCAGTATAAGTGTCGATCTTCATATGACAGCAAATTTTCAAAGGCAG atataagaaggcaaataaaactgttcaatgtaaaatacGCCAGTAGTTGGATAAAACATCCAAAGTCGACACAGTCGAAGTTCACAACAACAATGAAGGAATTAACTGCATCCTCATTCCGCAGGGCAACAGGCCATTTTCAGCAACCCCTGAAATTCTTAATTGAGGCTAAGTGCCCATTTTCAGCTcgaacaatgacaattaaagaggCCTGTGCAAATGTTGGGATTTCCCTCTTG AAAGTGATGCAAGGGATGGTTCGCTGCacctcaaaacaaaatatgaatattggcaTCAAATTCAAGGACAACAACACCTGA
- the LOC125680561 gene encoding phospholipid scramblase 2-like gives MSNPAHQASPENVQVNMAVQQPQMNLPQGVVVPQGLPPGLAYLGALDEVRIHQHLDVLEVMVGWERNNKYRLCNNQEQQFMYAKEDTDCCTRQFCGPARPFVMDITDNNMQPLIRLDRPFRCQASFMWCCYLQEMDIQSPPGVSIGTIKQMWTPWKPKFEILDSQGQQVFIIDGECCFFCPCTDIMFKVTDPNKNEEIGEIIKHWGGCREILGAVNDFKVTFPVHLDVFKKSLLMGAVFLIDFNYFERNRNQ, from the exons ATGTCCAACCCAGCTCACCAAGCGTCGCCTGAAAACGTACAAGTAAATATGGCAGTGCAACAGCCCCAGATGAACCTGCCACAAGGAGTGGTAGTTCCCCAAGGCCTCCCACCTGGACTAGCGTACCTTGGAGCTCTAGATGAAGTTCGGATTCATCAACACTTGGATGTACTTGAAG TGATGGTTGGTTGGGAGAGAAACAACAAATACAGACTCTGTAATAACCAGGAACAGCAGTTCATGTACGCTAAAGAAG ATACTGACTGCTGTACCAGACAGTTCTGTGGACCAGCCCGGCCATTTGTCATGGACATTACAGATAACAACATGCAGCCTCTGATTCGCCTGGATCGTCCGTTTAGGTGTCAAGCATCCTTCATGTGGTGCTGCTATTTACAGGAAATGGACATTCAGAGCCCCCCTGGAGTGTCCATTGGAACTATCAAACAAAT GTGGACACCATGGAAACCAAAGTTTGAGATCCTTGATAGCCAAGGTCAGCAGGTCTTTATCATTGATGGAGAGTGTTGTTTCTTCTGTCCCTGCACAGACATCATGTTCAAG GTAACAGATCCGAACAAGAATGAGGAGATTGGAGAAATCATTAAACACTGGGGAGGATGCAGGGAAATCCTGGGAGCTGTTAATGACTTCAAAGTGACTT TTCCTGTACATCTGGATGTCTTCAAAAAGTCTTTATTGATGGGTGCAGTCTTTCTCATCGATTTCAACTATTTTGAAAGAAACAGAAATCAGTAG